The following are encoded in a window of Ferribacterium limneticum genomic DNA:
- a CDS encoding HDOD domain-containing protein: protein MASSRSIHFHILEDIARDLSGDINFPTCLDAALLVRNALKDPYASAEQVVQAISVEPLISSKLLRLANSVAYNPSGEQVSNLNAVVKRLGFDIVRTTSLAVAMDQMLRSKNLAAYDHIARQTWEHSLQVAAIARVLARNLGRVPPENAMLTGLVHNIGIFYLLFRAAEYPEYRTDEPAMIELLAGWHEGIGESLLHILGLPAAITDAVRDQSHLSRVETPCTISDVLYFAIVLAGNGLPWQSSVIDAEEEARREADRVRYADLLTAAEEDIIELRAALSA, encoded by the coding sequence ATGGCAAGCAGTCGCAGTATTCACTTTCACATTCTTGAAGATATCGCCCGTGACCTGTCGGGCGATATCAATTTCCCGACCTGTCTCGACGCAGCCCTGCTTGTTCGTAACGCGCTGAAAGATCCGTACGCCAGCGCCGAGCAGGTGGTGCAGGCGATCAGCGTCGAGCCGCTGATCTCCAGCAAGCTTTTACGCCTGGCCAACTCGGTCGCCTACAACCCGTCAGGCGAGCAAGTTTCCAACCTGAATGCCGTAGTCAAACGACTGGGGTTCGATATCGTCCGCACGACCTCGCTGGCTGTTGCCATGGATCAGATGTTGCGATCAAAAAATCTCGCGGCCTATGACCATATCGCCCGGCAAACCTGGGAACATTCCTTGCAGGTTGCCGCAATTGCCCGCGTGCTGGCGCGCAATCTCGGCCGTGTTCCGCCCGAAAATGCCATGCTGACCGGACTGGTCCATAACATCGGGATCTTCTACCTGCTGTTTCGCGCGGCCGAATACCCGGAATACCGCACCGACGAACCGGCAATGATCGAACTCCTGGCCGGCTGGCACGAAGGGATAGGCGAGAGCCTGTTGCACATCCTGGGACTTCCGGCAGCGATCACCGATGCCGTGCGCGACCAAAGCCATTTGAGTCGGGTCGAAACGCCATGCACCATCAGCGACGTGCTCTATTTCGCCATCGTGCTCGCCGGCAACGGCCTGCCGTGGCAAAGCAGCGTCATCGACGCCGAGGAAGAAGCCAGGCGCGAGGCGGACCGCGTGCGCTACGCCGATCTACTGACGGCAGCCGAAGAGGACATCATCGAGTTGCGGGCAGCGCTTTCTGCCTGA
- a CDS encoding CBS domain-containing protein: MKTLKQLLAGRNRPLAVVAPGDTVFHALTVMAKHEVGAVLVLDGEQLVGIFSERDYARKIILQGKTSKETLVREIMSDKVAYVTPSVSLDECMALMTEKHFRHLPVLDEGGNVLGIISIGDLVKETICDQQFLIAQLEHYIAG; encoded by the coding sequence ATGAAGACGCTCAAACAGCTTCTCGCAGGCAGGAATCGCCCACTGGCAGTCGTCGCACCTGGCGACACTGTTTTTCACGCTCTCACGGTAATGGCCAAGCACGAGGTCGGTGCCGTGTTGGTTCTTGACGGCGAACAACTGGTCGGCATTTTTTCCGAACGCGACTATGCTCGGAAAATAATCCTGCAAGGCAAAACCTCCAAGGAAACACTGGTCCGCGAAATCATGAGCGACAAGGTTGCCTACGTTACCCCGAGCGTTTCTCTCGACGAATGTATGGCCCTGATGACCGAAAAGCATTTCCGCCACCTGCCCGTACTGGACGAAGGCGGTAATGTCCTCGGCATCATCTCCATCGGTGATCTGGTCAAGGAAACCATCTGCGACCAGCAATTCCTGATCGCCCAACTGGAACATTACATTGCCGGCTGA
- a CDS encoding c-type cytochrome translates to MIRKAALAILFATSFVTHASEEAHAKADPAKGKAIAESICVACHGADGNSPASANPNLAGQVEEYIAKQLKNFKPVGDKPPVRNNPIMAGMAAPLSDDDIKNVAAWFSSQKQKPAAAKDQTQIALGQKIWRQGDFKKGVPACAGCHGPAGAGLPAQYPRLAGQFQEYTEAQLKAFRVEERGNDPEKMMRMIAAKLSDAEIKAVAEYAAGLR, encoded by the coding sequence ATGATCCGTAAAGCGGCACTGGCAATCCTTTTCGCCACCAGTTTCGTCACCCACGCTTCCGAAGAAGCGCATGCCAAGGCTGACCCAGCCAAGGGCAAGGCTATTGCTGAATCCATCTGTGTCGCCTGTCATGGCGCCGATGGCAACAGCCCGGCTTCGGCCAATCCGAACCTGGCTGGCCAGGTTGAGGAATACATCGCCAAGCAACTGAAGAATTTCAAGCCGGTTGGCGACAAGCCGCCCGTGCGCAACAACCCGATCATGGCCGGTATGGCTGCCCCGCTCTCCGACGACGACATCAAGAACGTCGCCGCCTGGTTCTCCAGCCAGAAACAGAAACCGGCCGCCGCCAAGGACCAAACCCAGATCGCGCTGGGCCAGAAAATCTGGCGCCAGGGTGACTTCAAGAAGGGCGTTCCCGCCTGTGCCGGCTGTCACGGCCCGGCTGGTGCCGGCCTGCCAGCCCAGTACCCGCGCCTGGCTGGTCAGTTCCAGGAATACACTGAAGCCCAGTTGAAGGCTTTCCGTGTTGAGGAACGCGGCAACGACCCGGAAAAGATGATGCGCATGATCGCGGCCAAGTTGTCCGACGCTGAAATCAAGGCCGTCGCCGAATACGCTGCCGGCCTGCGCTAA
- the yihA gene encoding ribosome biogenesis GTP-binding protein YihA/YsxC, giving the protein MPLFQQAVFLTTVANLRDLPQDSVREVAFAGRSNAGKSSAINTLAGRVRLAYVSKTPGRTQHLNYFTLADGKYFVDLPGYGYAKAPEAIRSQWEGLIGPYLSKRDQLAGLVVIMDIRRPMTDLDLRLIDWFRPTGRPIHILLSKADKLSRQEQTKSLRSVKAEVATWGDAALYSVQLFSSLKKTGVEEAEGVLASWLEIEIKSKENKGPPDKGGPGAKKP; this is encoded by the coding sequence ATGCCTCTGTTCCAGCAGGCGGTTTTTTTGACAACCGTCGCCAATCTCCGTGATTTACCGCAGGATTCTGTCCGCGAAGTGGCTTTTGCCGGCCGTTCCAATGCCGGAAAGTCTTCTGCCATTAATACCCTGGCGGGGCGTGTTCGCCTCGCTTATGTCAGCAAAACACCCGGTCGGACCCAGCATCTGAATTATTTCACGCTGGCCGATGGCAAGTATTTCGTCGACCTGCCCGGCTACGGTTACGCCAAGGCGCCAGAGGCGATCCGTTCGCAGTGGGAGGGGCTGATTGGTCCTTACCTGAGCAAGCGGGACCAACTGGCCGGGCTGGTGGTCATTATGGACATCCGTCGGCCGATGACCGACCTTGATTTGCGCCTGATCGACTGGTTTCGCCCAACGGGGCGGCCTATCCACATTCTGCTTTCCAAGGCCGACAAATTGAGCCGGCAGGAGCAGACCAAGTCGCTGCGTTCGGTCAAGGCCGAGGTGGCGACGTGGGGCGATGCGGCGCTGTATTCGGTCCAGCTCTTTTCCAGCTTGAAAAAGACCGGTGTCGAAGAGGCTGAGGGCGTTCTCGCCAGCTGGCTGGAAATCGAAATCAAGTCAAAAGAAAACAAAGGGCCCCCGGATAAGGGGGGTCCGGGGGCTAAAAAGCCTTAA
- the hemB gene encoding porphobilinogen synthase, which yields MAVVSGGFPGTRMRRMRRDDFSRRLMRESVLTADDFIYPVFVLEGEGRIEKVSSMPGVERQSLDVLLKTAERAVKLGIPALALFPVIDASLKSLGAEEAYNANGLVPRVIKALKREFPNLGVITDVALDPYTSHGQDGLIDETGYVLNDETLEVLARQALCHAEAGADVVAPSDMMDGRIARIRAELEGAGQIYTRILAYSAKYASAFYGPFRDAVGSAANLGKGNKYTYQMDPANSDEALREVALDLEEGADMVMVKPGMPYLDIVRRVKDEFKVPTYAYQVSGEYAMLKAAAQNGWLDEKACVLESLLAFKRAGADGILTYFALDAAEYLKG from the coding sequence ATGGCTGTAGTGAGTGGTGGTTTTCCCGGAACCCGGATGCGCCGGATGCGGCGTGATGATTTCTCCCGCCGTTTGATGCGGGAGTCGGTCCTGACGGCCGACGATTTTATTTACCCGGTTTTTGTGCTGGAGGGTGAAGGGCGCATCGAAAAGGTGTCGTCCATGCCCGGTGTCGAGCGTCAGTCGCTGGATGTTTTGCTGAAAACGGCGGAACGCGCGGTGAAGCTCGGCATTCCGGCTTTGGCGTTGTTTCCGGTGATCGATGCGTCGCTGAAGTCGCTCGGGGCCGAAGAGGCGTACAACGCCAATGGTCTGGTGCCGCGCGTGATCAAGGCGCTGAAGCGCGAATTTCCGAATCTTGGGGTGATTACCGACGTGGCCCTCGACCCCTACACCAGCCATGGGCAGGATGGCCTGATCGACGAAACCGGTTATGTGCTCAATGACGAGACGCTGGAAGTGCTGGCCAGGCAGGCGCTTTGTCATGCCGAGGCGGGGGCGGATGTCGTCGCACCGTCGGACATGATGGACGGCCGTATTGCCCGTATTCGTGCAGAGCTGGAAGGCGCCGGGCAGATTTACACGCGCATTCTGGCTTACTCGGCCAAGTATGCCTCGGCCTTCTATGGCCCTTTCCGCGATGCGGTCGGGTCGGCCGCCAATCTGGGCAAGGGCAACAAGTACACCTACCAGATGGACCCGGCGAATTCCGACGAGGCGCTACGTGAAGTGGCGCTTGACCTCGAAGAAGGCGCCGATATGGTCATGGTCAAGCCCGGCATGCCGTATCTGGACATCGTCCGGCGCGTCAAGGACGAGTTCAAGGTGCCGACCTATGCCTACCAGGTTAGCGGCGAGTACGCGATGCTCAAGGCTGCGGCGCAGAACGGTTGGCTGGACGAGAAGGCCTGCGTGCTGGAAAGCCTGCTGGCGTTCAAGCGGGCCGGAGCCGATGGCATCCTGACCTACTTTGCATTGGATGCGGCGGAGTACCTGAAGGGCTGA
- the slmA gene encoding nucleoid occlusion factor SlmA: MATKPGERRLQILQTLAEMLETPKGEKITTAALAAKLECSEAALYRHFASKAQMFEGLIEFIEQNLFSVINKITTEENEGFKQVELIIGLLLRFAQRNRGMTRVLIGDALVNENERLQVRINTLLDKVEAAIKLALRIAATQENLKPDADFGALANLLRCYVVGRWEQYARSGFTREPLTQWPQQWPMLYFACLSQSGAPGA; this comes from the coding sequence ATGGCGACAAAACCGGGCGAACGGCGCCTGCAAATCCTGCAGACGCTAGCCGAAATGCTGGAAACCCCGAAAGGGGAAAAGATCACCACCGCCGCACTGGCTGCCAAACTGGAATGTTCCGAAGCGGCGCTCTACCGCCATTTCGCCAGCAAAGCCCAAATGTTTGAAGGTCTGATTGAATTCATCGAACAAAACCTGTTCAGCGTCATCAATAAGATCACCACCGAGGAAAACGAAGGTTTCAAGCAAGTCGAGCTGATCATTGGCCTGCTACTGCGTTTTGCCCAGCGCAATCGGGGCATGACCCGCGTGCTGATCGGCGATGCCCTGGTCAACGAAAACGAGCGCTTACAGGTCCGCATCAATACTTTGCTCGACAAAGTCGAAGCGGCCATCAAACTGGCGTTGCGCATCGCCGCCACGCAGGAAAACCTCAAGCCCGACGCCGACTTCGGCGCCCTGGCCAACCTGCTACGCTGCTACGTCGTCGGCCGCTGGGAACAATACGCCCGTAGCGGCTTCACGCGCGAACCGCTGACTCAATGGCCGCAACAATGGCCGATGCTCTACTTCGCCTGCCTGTCGCAATCCGGCGCACCGGGCGCCTGA
- a CDS encoding pyrimidine 5'-nucleotidase, whose protein sequence is MKNPVWLFDLDNTLHNATPHIFPHINRSMRQYIERHLGVDEHEATRIRQGYWERYGATLLGLMRHNDIDPRHFLRETHQFPDLPRMVVFDKPLLHTLRRLPGRKIIFSNAPRHYAEAILDFTGLGRCFDAVYTVENLRFQPKPMLSGFRTLLRAEHLDPRRCIMIEDSLANLVTAKKLGMKTVWVSAGSRQSPFVDVKIRSATQLSKCYGRLEISAKNEI, encoded by the coding sequence ATGAAAAACCCGGTCTGGTTGTTCGACCTCGACAACACGCTGCACAACGCGACGCCGCACATCTTTCCTCACATCAACCGTTCGATGCGCCAATACATCGAGCGCCATCTGGGCGTAGACGAGCACGAGGCAACGCGCATTCGACAAGGCTACTGGGAACGCTATGGCGCCACGCTGCTCGGCCTGATGCGCCACAACGACATTGACCCGCGCCATTTCCTGCGCGAAACCCATCAGTTTCCCGATCTGCCACGCATGGTCGTTTTCGACAAACCACTGCTCCACACGCTGCGCCGACTACCCGGCCGCAAGATCATCTTCTCCAACGCACCACGGCATTACGCCGAGGCCATTCTTGATTTCACCGGACTCGGCCGCTGCTTCGATGCCGTTTATACGGTCGAAAACCTGCGTTTTCAGCCCAAGCCCATGCTGTCCGGATTTCGCACCCTGCTCCGCGCCGAACACCTCGACCCGCGCCGTTGCATCATGATCGAAGACAGTCTGGCCAACCTGGTCACCGCCAAAAAGCTCGGCATGAAAACCGTGTGGGTGAGCGCTGGCTCACGCCAGTCGCCTTTTGTTGACGTTAAAATCCGCTCGGCAACACAATTATCAAAATGCTACGGTCGACTGGAAATTTCGGCCAAAAATGAAATCTGA
- the argB gene encoding acetylglutamate kinase: MRIEDLTPGIKAAVLAEALPYIKRFHGKTIVVKYGGNAMTDEHLKSCFARDVVLLELVGFNIVVVHGGGPQIENLLARVGKKGEFIQGMRVTDAETMEVVEMVLGGQVNKDIVNLINQHGGKAVGLTGKDGNFIRAKKLMLENKDHPGDLIDVGQVGEIVSIDPTLIDHLDKGSFIPVIAPIGVGKDGETYNINADVVAGKIAEVLKAEKLVLLTNTPGVLDKNGELITGITPKQIDEMVEDGTLSGGMLPKIGSALDAARNGVKGVHIIDGRVEHALLLEILTDHGVGTMIKSH, from the coding sequence ATGCGCATCGAAGACCTCACCCCCGGCATCAAGGCCGCCGTTCTGGCCGAAGCCCTGCCCTACATCAAGCGTTTCCACGGCAAAACCATCGTCGTCAAATATGGCGGCAACGCGATGACCGACGAGCACCTGAAAAGCTGCTTCGCCCGTGATGTTGTGCTGCTCGAACTGGTTGGCTTCAACATCGTTGTCGTGCATGGCGGTGGCCCGCAGATCGAAAACCTGCTCGCCCGCGTCGGCAAGAAGGGTGAGTTCATCCAGGGCATGCGCGTCACCGATGCCGAAACCATGGAAGTGGTCGAAATGGTGCTCGGTGGTCAGGTCAACAAGGACATCGTCAACCTGATCAACCAGCATGGCGGCAAAGCCGTCGGCCTGACTGGCAAGGATGGCAACTTCATCCGCGCCAAGAAGCTCATGCTGGAAAACAAGGACCATCCGGGCGACCTGATTGACGTCGGCCAGGTCGGCGAGATCGTTTCCATCGACCCGACCCTGATCGACCACCTCGACAAGGGTTCCTTCATCCCGGTCATCGCCCCGATCGGGGTTGGCAAGGATGGCGAGACCTACAATATCAACGCCGACGTCGTCGCCGGCAAGATCGCCGAAGTCCTCAAGGCCGAAAAGCTGGTCCTGCTCACCAACACGCCGGGTGTGCTCGACAAGAACGGCGAACTGATCACCGGCATCACGCCCAAGCAGATCGACGAAATGGTTGAGGATGGCACCCTGTCCGGCGGCATGCTGCCGAAAATCGGCTCGGCGCTCGATGCCGCCCGCAACGGCGTCAAGGGCGTGCACATTATCGACGGTCGCGTCGAACATGCGTTGTTGCTGGAAATTCTGACCGACCACGGCGTCGGCACGATGATCAAGTCGCACTAA
- a CDS encoding Hsp20/alpha crystallin family protein, with protein sequence MANITRIDPFDDLFRGFFVRPVDFDGAPAQPPSIKMDVKEQGDCYLIHADLPGVKKEDIHVVVDGNQISVSAEVKQEKEVKEGERVLRSERYFGKVSRSFQLGQEIDDGKAVAKFNDGVLELTLPKRTETTSKRLSIV encoded by the coding sequence ATGGCAAACATCACCCGAATCGACCCATTCGACGACCTGTTCCGCGGCTTTTTCGTACGCCCCGTGGATTTTGACGGCGCCCCGGCCCAACCGCCTTCCATCAAGATGGATGTCAAGGAACAGGGCGACTGCTATCTGATCCATGCCGACCTGCCTGGCGTCAAGAAAGAAGATATCCATGTCGTCGTTGATGGCAATCAGATTTCGGTCAGCGCCGAAGTCAAACAGGAAAAAGAAGTCAAGGAAGGTGAGCGCGTACTGCGCTCCGAACGCTATTTCGGCAAGGTTTCCCGTTCGTTCCAACTGGGACAGGAAATTGACGATGGGAAAGCTGTCGCCAAGTTCAACGATGGCGTCCTTGAACTGACTTTGCCCAAGCGGACCGAAACCACCAGCAAACGCCTAAGCATCGTTTAA
- the nudB gene encoding dihydroneopterin triphosphate diphosphatase, which produces MTTGHKQPVSVLVVIHTAALDVLLLERSAHPGFWQSVTGSREGSETLIDTARREVLEETGIATANGLLVDWQMTNTFEIFTEWRHRYAPGVSQNVEHVFSLELADRPTILTAPDEHRDWQWLPWREAAERCFSWSNRDAILMLPKKPSFGT; this is translated from the coding sequence ATGACCACCGGTCACAAACAGCCGGTTTCCGTGCTGGTCGTCATTCACACCGCCGCCCTTGACGTACTCCTGCTGGAGAGATCTGCCCACCCGGGATTTTGGCAATCTGTAACGGGCAGCCGCGAAGGCAGCGAAACACTGATCGACACAGCTCGCCGCGAAGTCCTCGAGGAGACCGGGATAGCCACGGCCAATGGCCTCCTTGTTGACTGGCAGATGACCAACACCTTCGAAATTTTTACCGAATGGCGGCACCGCTACGCACCAGGGGTCAGCCAAAACGTTGAACATGTCTTCAGCCTGGAATTGGCTGATCGGCCGACCATCCTCACGGCTCCTGACGAACACCGGGACTGGCAATGGCTACCCTGGCGAGAGGCCGCCGAGCGCTGCTTCTCATGGAGCAACCGGGATGCCATTCTTATGCTCCCCAAAAAGCCTTCGTTCGGGACTTGA
- a CDS encoding barstar family protein: MSDNLLENASASGVFHLAATQQSTIETAAKQADLCVLKADIVRPASTQDVLLQLGTALNFPSWYGANFDALYDCLTDPDWQPAKGHVLFINGVTRLRATQPVDFATLITVLQAAAEDRRKTHVPFWVLIDAPARGITTLAEA; this comes from the coding sequence ATGAGCGACAACCTGCTCGAAAATGCCAGTGCATCCGGGGTATTCCACTTGGCTGCAACTCAACAATCCACCATCGAAACAGCCGCCAAGCAGGCAGATCTCTGCGTCCTGAAGGCCGACATCGTCAGGCCCGCTTCAACGCAGGACGTATTGCTTCAACTAGGTACCGCGCTCAATTTTCCGAGCTGGTACGGCGCCAATTTCGATGCGCTATATGACTGCCTGACCGACCCCGACTGGCAACCCGCCAAGGGTCACGTCCTGTTCATCAACGGCGTAACCCGCTTGCGCGCAACGCAGCCGGTTGATTTCGCCACTTTGATCACAGTCTTGCAGGCGGCAGCCGAAGACAGGCGCAAAACGCATGTGCCCTTCTGGGTGCTGATCGACGCCCCGGCCCGAGGCATTACGACGCTCGCCGAGGCATGA
- a CDS encoding ribonuclease domain-containing protein — translation MQICLRLLIVAWLAIGSAFAFSFERDAAVDTILAANLPAEARQTLSLIKAGGPFPYERDGIVFGNFEKRLPLHPRGYYREYTVKTPWRKDRGPRRIIAGRDDNYFYTDDHYRTFRRIAE, via the coding sequence ATGCAGATTTGCCTGCGCCTCCTGATCGTCGCCTGGCTGGCGATCGGGAGCGCATTCGCTTTCAGTTTCGAGCGCGATGCTGCGGTCGACACGATTTTGGCGGCAAATTTGCCCGCCGAAGCCCGGCAAACACTTTCTCTCATCAAGGCCGGCGGGCCATTTCCCTATGAGCGCGATGGCATCGTATTCGGCAACTTTGAGAAACGCTTACCCTTGCACCCGCGTGGCTATTACCGGGAGTACACGGTAAAAACGCCATGGCGCAAGGATCGCGGGCCACGCCGGATCATCGCCGGTCGCGACGACAATTACTTTTACACCGACGACCACTACCGGACCTTTCGGCGAATCGCGGAATAG